A genomic stretch from Falco cherrug isolate bFalChe1 chromosome 1, bFalChe1.pri, whole genome shotgun sequence includes:
- the CRLF3 gene encoding cytokine receptor-like factor 3, with the protein MEAEAEVRLLLQEARECIEAARSYRRELEQRLRGLHQARKQIRESATLTRDVLEQHFNDLKGTLKKLLDERLMSLLQEVDAIEQESIKPLDECQKLIEHGVSTADDLLREGESAVHGDVGQQNEKLCSFTKKALHIQLDSLPEVPSLVDVPCLSAQLDDCLLTILKNQIFRHGTVASRPPVQLEEFVEKPGGILVRWCKVDDDFIPQDYRLQYRKGTANQFEDAYVGSETEFIVLHIDPNVDYQFRVCARGDGRQEWSPWSVPQIGCTTLVPHEWTAGLEGYSLSSRRNIALRNDSQSCGVLYSKAPTYFCGQTLTFRIETVGQPDRRDSLGVCVEQQNGYDSLQRDKAVCISTNGAVFVNGKEMTNQLPAVTSGSTVTFDMEVVQLGPSGTEGGNVKLRVTISSNNREVVFDWVLDQCCGSLYFGCSFSYPGWKVLVF; encoded by the exons ATCAGAGAAAGTGCAACGCTGACCAGAGATGTACTCGAGCAGCATTTTAACGATTTGAAAGGGACCCTAAAGAAGCTGTTGGATGAGCGACTAATGTCACTGCTGCAGGAAGTAGATGCTATCGAACAAGAGAGCATCAAACCCTTGGATGAATGCCAGAAACTAATAGAGCACGGAGTCAGTACAGCCGATGATTTGCTCCGCGAAG GAGAGAGTGCAGTCCACGGAGATGTGGGACAACAGAATGAGAAACTTTGcagctttacaaaaaaagctttacatatTCAGCTAGATAG CTTACCAGAAGTGCCCTCCTTGGTTGACGTGCCTTGTTTATCTGCCCAGTTGGATGATTGCCTTCTTACTATattgaaaaatcaaatattcaGACATGGAACTGTGGCATCTCGCCCACCTGTACAGCTAGAGGAATTTGTTGAGAAGCCTGGAGGTATTTTAGTCCGATGGTGTAAG GTGGATGATGACTTCATACCACAAGATTACCGGCTGCAATATCGTAAGGGTACTGCCAATCAATTTGAAGATGCGTACGTCGGCTCGGAGACAGAGTTCATAGTGCTGCATATTGATCCAAATGTCGATTACCAGTTCAGAGTCTGTGCCCGAGGAGATGGACGGCAGGAGTGGAGTCCATGGAGTGTTCCTCAGATCGGCTGCACCACGCTGGTTCCCCACG aatGGACAGCTGGTTTGGAGGGTTACAGCTTGAGCAGTCGAAGAAACATAGCGCTTCGAAACGACTCTCAGTCATGTGGTGTGCTCTACTCCAAAGCTCCCACCTACTTCTGTGGGCAGACATTAACATTCAG AATTGAAACCGTGGGACAGCCAGACAGACGAGACAgcctgggtgtgtgtgtggagcaGCAGAATGGCTACGATTCCCTGCAGCGCGATAAAGCGGTGTGCATTAGCACCAATG GGGCAGTATTTGTAAATGGAAAAGAGATGACAAACCAGCTGCCTGCCGTAACTTCTGGATCGACTGTGACATTTGACATGGAAGTTGTACAGTTAGGGCCTTCTGGCACCGAGGGGGGAAATGTCAAGCTTCGAGTAACCATTAGCTCTAACAACAGAGAAGTGGTCTTTGACTGGGTACTTGATCAGTGTTGTGGCTCTTTGTATTTTGGATGCTCGTTTTCATACCCAGGCTGGAAAGTTTTGGTGTTCtag